One Narcine bancroftii isolate sNarBan1 chromosome 3, sNarBan1.hap1, whole genome shotgun sequence DNA window includes the following coding sequences:
- the LOC138756756 gene encoding probable G-protein coupled receptor 139 — MAIVILSRGKSGLSKCVSHYLVAMASADLIVVFTAVIGEEINNMYLFANFLLITPVCAVTVVLRVAAMDCSVWFTVAFTFDRFIAICCQKVRERYCTQRTARLVIVAVGTLSCGKAIPVFFTVEPHAILDHVPWRCVATPEYLTSSGWKAYEYIDSIITPLLPIILMLLFNCSTIRHIIAANKVRRGLRCTSENQKDPEMENRKKSMILLFAISANFILLWIFYVVHSLIWQTQNYTYTDKYLNTPVYIAQQVSFMLRLLSVCTNTCIYVLTQRKFREEMAKGVKYIFCLTPKN; from the coding sequence ATGGCGATTGTGATCCTATCCCGTGGAAAAAGTGGTCTCTCCAAATGTGTATCTCACTACCTGGTGGCCATGGCGTCCGCGGACCTCATTGTGGTTTTTACCGCTGTTATTGGCGAGGAGATTAACAATATGTATTTGTTTGCTAATTTCCTGCTTATCACTCCGGTCTGCGCAGTGACAGTTGTTCTGAGGGTTGCAGCAATGGACTGCTCGGTTTGGTTCACGGTTGCGTTCACGTTTGATCGATTCATCGCCATCTGCTGCCAGAAGGTTCGAGAAAGATATTGCACTCAGAGAACAGCGAGGTTGGTCATAGTTGCAGTGGGGACATTGAGCTGTGGGAAGGCAATTCCTGTTTTCTTCACAGTGGAGCCTCACGCTATACTTGACCATGTCCCGTGGCGCTGTGTCGCCACACCTGAATATTTAACATCATCCGGATGGAAAGCATACGAGTATATAGACAGTATAATTACTCCATTGTTACCGATCATTTTAATGCTGTTGTTCAATTGTTCCACAATCAGACACATTATAGCGGCAAATAAGGTCCGTCGGGGGCTCCGGTGCACCAGTGAGAACCAGAAGGACCCAGAGATGGAGAACCGGAAAAAGTCAATGATTTTGTTGTTCGCCATATCAGCTAATTTCATTTTATTGTGGATTTTCTATGTGGTACATTCCTTAATCTGGCAAACCCAAAACTATACGTACACAGATAAATATTTGAACACCCCAGTATATATCGCCCAACAAGTTTCGTTTATGTTGCGGCTTCTCAGCGTCTGCACCAACACTTGTATTTATGTATTGACTCAGAGGAAATTCAGAGAGGAAATGGCAAAAGGAGTGAAATATATATTCTGTTTAACTCCAAAAAATTGA